A genomic segment from Panthera tigris isolate Pti1 chromosome A1, P.tigris_Pti1_mat1.1, whole genome shotgun sequence encodes:
- the MAB21L1 gene encoding putative nucleotidyltransferase MAB21L1, with protein MIAAQAKLVYHLNKYYNEKCQARKAAIAKTIREVCKVVSDVLKEVEVQEPRFISSLNEMDNRYEGLEVISPTEFEVVLYLNQMGVFNFVDDGSLPGCAVLKLSDGRKRSMSLWVEFITASGYLSARKIRSRFQTLVAQAVDKCSYRDVVKMVADTSEVKLRIRDRYVVQITPAFKCTGIWPRSAAHWPLPHIPWPGPNRVAEVKAEGFNLLSKECHSLAGKQSSAESDAWVLQFAEAENRLQMGGCRKKCLSILKTLRDRHLELPGQPLNNYHMKTLVSYECEKHPRESDWDESCLGDRLNGILLQLISCLQCRRCPHYFLPNLDLFQGKPHSALENAAKQTWRLAREILTNPKSLEKL; from the coding sequence ATGATCGCGGCCCAGGCCAAGCTGGTGTACCATCTGAATAAATACTACAACGAGAAGTGCCAGGCCAGGAAAGCTGCCATCGCGAAGACTATCCGGGAAGTCTGCAAAGTCGTTTCCGACGTCCTGAAAGAAGTGGAGGTCCAGGAGCCCCGCTTCATCAGCTCTCTCAACGAGATGGACAATCGCTACGAGGGCCTCGAGGTCATCTCCCCCACCGAGTTTGAAGTGGTGCTTTACCTGAACCAGATGGGGGTGTTCAACTTTGTGGACGACGGCTCGCTGCCCGGCTGCGCGGTGCTGAAGTTGAGCGACGGGCGCAAGAGGAGCATGTCCCTCTGGGTGGAATTCATCACCGCCTCCGGCTACCTCTCGGCGCGCAAGATCCGGTCCAGGTTCCAGACGCTGGTGGCCCAGGCGGTGGACAAATGCAGCTACCGGGACGTGGTAAAAATGGTGGCGGACACCAGCGAAGTGAAACTGCGAATCCGAGATAGGTACGTGGTGCAGATCACCCCGGCCTTTAAGTGCACCGGCATCTGGCCCAGGAGCGCTGCCCACTGGCCGCTTCCCCACATCCCCTGGCCGGGACCCAACCGGGTGGCGGAGGTCAAAGCGGAAGGGTTCAATCTCCTGTCCAAGGAGTGCCACTCCCTGGCCGGCAAACAGAGCTCGGCCGAGAGCGACGCCTGGGTGCTGCAGTTCGCGGAAGCGGAGAACAGACTGCAGATGGGGGGCTGCAGGAAGAAATGCCTCTCCATCCTCAAAACCTTGCGGGATCGGCACCTCGAACTGCCGGGCCAGCCCCTCAACAATTACCACATGAAGACTCTGGTTTCCTACGAGTGTGAGAAGCATCCCCGGGAGTCGGACTGGGACGAGTCCTGCCTGGGTGACCGGCTTAACGGGATTTTGCTGCAACTTATCTCCTGCCTGCAGTGCCGGCGGTGTCCTCACTACTTCCTACCGAACTTAGATCTGTTCCAAGGCAAACCTCATTCGGCTCTGGAGAACGCTGCCAAACAAACGTGGCGACTGGCGAGAGAGATCCTGACCAACCCGAAAAGTTTGGAGAAACTTTAG